In Limanda limanda chromosome 23, fLimLim1.1, whole genome shotgun sequence, a genomic segment contains:
- the LOC132996494 gene encoding ras-related protein ralB-B-like — MASGKNKNQTSLVLHKVIMVGSGGVGKSALTLQFMYDEFVEDYEPTKADSYRKKVVLDGEDVQIDILDTAGQEDYAAIRDNYFRSGEGFLLLFSITEHESFTATSEFREQILRVKEEEAIPLLLVGNKSDLEERRQVSADEATAKAGEWGVQYVETSAKTRANVDKVFFDLMREVRKKKMAESKDKNGPSGKKKKKRCCIL; from the exons ATGGCCTCTGGGAAGAACAAGAACCAGACGTCCCTGGTCCTGCACAAGGTGATCATGGTGGGCAGCGGCGGCGTGGGAAAGTCCGCCCTCACCCTGCAGTTCATGTACGACGAG TTTGTGGAGGACTACGAGCCCACGAAGGCCGACAGCTACAGGAAGAAGGTGGTGCTGGACGGCGAGGACGTTCAGATCGACATCCTGGACACGGCGGGACAGGAGGACTACGCCGCCATCAGAGACAACTACTTCCGCAGCGGAGAGggtttcctgctgctgttctccATCACGGAGCACGAGTCCTTCACCGCCACGTCCGAGTTCAG ggaGCAGATCCTGcgggtgaaggaggaggaggccatccCGCTGCTCCTGGTGGGGAACAAGTCCGACCTGGAGGAGCGGCGCCAGGTTTCTGCCGACGAGGCCACGGCGAAGGCCGGCGAGTGGGGGGTGCAGTACGTGGAGACGTCGGCGAAGACGAGAGCCAACGTGGACAAG gttTTCTTTGACCTCATGCGGGAGGTTCGCAAGAAGAAAATGGCGGAGAGCAAAGACAAGAACGGGCCGAGcggcaagaagaagaagaagcgctGCTGCATCCTTTAA
- the LOC132996957 gene encoding inhibin beta B chain-like yields MTSLSDSFLQDTLQTPTGPAPCVSSASASEEPDKSSIKSRSVRVVFKLRPHPETHRSSAARRGATRRLAPLTTGQPLTPHGKKPWSETSHCATSSQSEPDTLIPAGFPVLPVLPAGFPVVPVVPVPLERDPQTLVLLGQKMSSCLLRLLLVACVLPPPSCSAASRETCSSCGLAQPGDPDPGSDPDPGSDPEPGRVHVDFLEAVKRHILSRLQMRDRPNITHPLPRAAMVTALRKLHAGRLRADGRVEIPDLDGHAMSNELLEDNSEIISFAEKDDLVTSKSSLFFLISSEGNQNLFVTQATLWLYFKLLPAPGEVRGRRKVTVKVYYQEPGLSSKWNLVEKRVELKRSGWHTFVLTDAVRLVFEKGDRRQNLDVRCEGCEAEGVTPLLINRNDESHRPFLVVQARQADNKHRIRKRGLECDGSSNLCCRQQFYIDFRLIGWNDWIIAPSGYFGNYCEGNCPAYMAGVPNSASSFHTAVVNQYRMRGMSPGSMNSCCIPTKLSTMSMLYFDDEYNIVKRDVPNMIVEECGCA; encoded by the exons ATGACGTCACTGAGTGACAGTTTTCTCCAGGACACTCTCCAGACTCctacaggccccgccccctgtgTGAGCTCCGCCTCTG CCTCAGAGGAGCCGGACAAATCCTCCATAAAGTCACGAAGCGTCCGAGTCGTGTTCAAACTGCGGCCCCACCCGGAGACACACAGATCGTCTGCCGCGCGGAGAGGAGCCACTCGGAGGCTCGCTCCGTTAACCACTGGTCAACCGCTCACACCACACGGGAAAAAACCTTGGAGTGAGACCTCGCACTGCGCCACCTCCTCTCAGAGCGAGCCGGATACC CTGATCCCAGCAGGATTCCCGGTGCTCCCGGTGCTCCCAGCAGGATTCCCGGTGGTCCCGGTGGTCCCGGTGCCCCTGGAGAGGGACCCGCAGACTCTGGTCCTCCTCGGACAGAAGATGAGTAGCTGTctcctgcgcctcctcctcGTGGCCTgcgtgctccccccccccagctgctcCGCCGCGTCCCGGGAGACCTGCTCGTCCTGCGGCCTGGCTCAGCCCGGGGACCCGGACCCGGGGTCGGACCCGGACCCGGGCTCGGACCCGGAGCCGGGCCGGGTGCATGTGGACTTCCTGGAGGCGGTGAAGAGGCACATCCTGTCCCGGCTGCAGATGCGGGACCGGCCCAACATCACGCACCCGCTGCCCCGCGCCGCCATGGTGACGGCCCTGCGCAAGCTGCACGCCGGGAGGCTGCGGGCGGACGGCCGGGTGGAGATCCCGGACCTGGACGGACACGCCATGAGCAacgagctgctggaggacaACTCCGAGATCATCAGCTTCGCAGAGAAAG ACGACCTGGTGACCTCCAAGTCCAGCCTGTTCTTCCTGATCTCCAGCGAGGGGAACCAGAACCTGTTTGTGACGCAGGCCACGCTCTGGCTCTACTTCAAGCTGCTGCCGGCGCCGGGGGAGGTGCGTGGGCGGCGGAAGGTGACGGTGAAGGTGTACTACCAGGAGCCGGGCCTCAGCAGCAAGTGGAACCTGGTGGAGAAGCGGGTGGAGCTGAAGCGCAGCGGCTGGCACACCTTCGTGCTGACCGACGCCGTGCGGCTGGTGTTCGAGAAGGGCGACCGCCGGCAGAACCTGGACGTGCGCTGCGAGGGCTGCGAGGCGGAGGGCGTGACCCCCCTCCTGATCAACCGCAACGACGAGTCCCACCGGCCCTTCCTGGTGGTGCAGGCGCGGCAAGCCGACAACAAGCACCGGATCCGCAAGAGAGGGCTGGAGTGCGACGGCAGCAGCAACCTGTGCTGCCGCCAGCAGTTCTACATCGACTTCCGGCTCATCGGCTGGAACGACTGGATCATTGCGCCGTCGGGCTACTTTGGGAACTACTGCGAGGGGAACTGTCCCGCCTACATGGCCGGCGTCCCCAACTCGGCGTCGTCCTTCCACACGGCGGTGGTGAACCAGTACCGCATGAGGGGCATGAGCCCGGGCTCCATGAACTCCTGCTGCATCCCCACCAAGCTCAGCACCATGTCCATGCTCTACTTCGACGACGAGTACAACATCGTGAAGCGGGACGTTCCCAACATGATCGTGGAGGAGTGCGGCTGCGCCTGA